One genomic window of Cydia strobilella chromosome 11, ilCydStro3.1, whole genome shotgun sequence includes the following:
- the LOC134745537 gene encoding chitooligosaccharidolytic beta-N-acetylglucosaminidase-like, producing MVPNHWALVVLLVQLVRCSENNVNLGGPEPAWGYKCVSEEGCQRSDKPITASETTLFESLDLCRTVCGRFGGIWPRPVTAALSMQTVKIHPNYLRFDLIDVPAEARAILVKMTHVVTANLMSECGGNVTELVDTPVVVYTSVKSADTTLTWTTDEQYALDVQIKEGTIAVHIFAETIYGARHAFETFTQLVASDRPDFPGHTRCGLRLVSGAKVRDRPVYKHRGLTLDTSRNFIPLRDIQRTLDGMAATKMNVFHWHVTDSHSFPLESTRVPQFTRFGAYSDSEVYTREEVKDLIEYAKVRGIRVVIEIDAPAHAGNGWQWGKQAGHGDLAVCVNEKNWRMLCIQPPCGQLNPANPAMYRVLKDLYRDIAEVLPRPALFHMGGDEVYFGCWNSSEQIVSYMRDKGFEINADGFIRLWAEFHAQALQIWDEQLKEATGEDKQPVMLWSSELTNPERIQKYLDKERYIIQVWEPVESTELIQLLRLGYRVVSVPKNVWYLDHGFWGNTKFANWRRMYAHMLPNSETGVLGGEVAMWTEYVDKHVLDTRIWPRAAAVGERLWADPSAGAGAGAGAAEPRLQRLRARLVARGLRPDALSPAWCSQHDGRCL from the exons ATGGTGCCGAATCACTGGGCGTTGGTAGTGTTGCTGGTGCAACTGGTCAGATGCAGCGAAAACAACGTTAATTTAGGAGGACCCGA GCCAGCATGGGGCTATAAATGCGTGTCAGAAGAAGGCTGCCAACGCTCAGACAAGCCCATCACAGCCTCAGAGACTACATTGTTTGAGAGCCTGGACTTGTGTCGGACCGTCTGTGGTCGGTTCGGGGGAATCTGGCCCAGGCCGGTCACGGCTGCGCTGAGTATGCAGACAGTGAAGATCCATCCTAACTATTTGAG GTTTGACCTCATCGACGTGCCAGCCGAGGCCCGTGCTATCCTCGTGAAAATGACCCACGTGGTCACCGCAAACCTGATGTCGGAATGTGGCGGTAACGTTACAGAGCTTGTGGACACCCCGGTGGTTGTCTACACGTCGGTGAAGTCCGCGGACACGACTCTCACGTGGACCACGGATGAGCAGTACGCTTTGGATGTCCAGATAAAGG AAGGCACAATAGCCGTCCACATATTCGCCGAAACCATCTACGGCGCTCGCCACGCGTTTGAGACCTTCACCCAACTAGTCGCATCAGACCGTCCCGACTTTCCTGGACACACCCGCTGCGGGCTTCGTCTGGTCTCCGGCGCTAAAGTCCGCGACAGACCCGTCTATAAACATAGAGGACTGACCCTGGATACTTCGAGGAACTTCATACCGCTGAGGGATATACAGAGGACGCTCGATGGCATGGCAGCGACGAAGATGAATGTTTTCCATTGGCATGTGACGGATTCACATAGCTTCCCGTTGGAGTCGACACGTGTACCGCAATTTACAAG ATTTGGTGCTTATTCAGACTCCGAAGTATACACAAGAGAAGAAGTAAAAGACTTGATAGAGTACGCTAAAGTACGGGGCATCCGCGTCGTCATCGAAATCGACGCGCCAGCACACGCCGGTAATGGCTGGCAGTGGGGCAAG CAAGCCGGCCACGGGGACCTAGCCGTTTGCGTGAACGAAAAGAATTGGCGGATGCTTTGCATCCAGCCACCATGTGGGCAACTCAACCCTGCCAACCCCGCTATGTACCGTGTGCTCAAAGATTTGTATAGAGACATCGCCGAAGTGCTGCCCAGACCTGCTTTGTTCCACATGGGAGGTGATGAG GTATACTTTGGGTGCTGGAACTCCTCAGAGCAGATCGTGAGCTACATGAGGGATAAAGGTTTCGAGATAAACGCGGATGGTTTCATCCGCCTCTGGGCAGAGTTCCACGCCCAAGCTCTACAGATTTGGGACGAGCAGCTTAAAGAAGCTACTGGTGAAGACAAGCAGCCAGTCATGCTGTGGTCTTCTGAGCTCACTAATCCGGAGAGGATACAGAAATATTTGGATAAAGAGAG atacATCATCCAAGTCTGGGAACCAGTAGAGAGCACCGAGCTAATACAGCTCCTTCGCCTTGGTTACCGGGTGGTCTCCGTGCCCAAGAACGTGTGGTACCTGGACCACGGGTTCTGGGGCAACACCAAGTTCGCTAACTGGCGGAGAATGTACGCGCATATGCTGCCCAATTCTGAGACTGGAGTCCTTGGAGGGGAAGTTGCCATGTGGACGGAGTATGTCGACAAACATGTTCTGG ACACCCGTATCTGGCCGCGAGCGGCGGCAGTGGGCGAGCGGCTATGGGCGGACCCgtccgcgggcgcgggcgcgggcgcgggcgccgccGAGCCGCGGCTGCAGCGCCTGCGCGCGCGGCTGGTCGCGCGCGGCCTGCGCCCCGACGCGCTGTCGCCCGCCTGGTGCAGCCAACATGACGGACGATGCTTA